The genomic segment GTCGGCGAGCGTCACGCGCACCGGCATGTCGAAGCCGGGGACCACGTTGGCCCAGCGGTACCGGAGCGTGGAGCCCTCGATGCGGTACTCCAGCACGGGGATGCGCGTGGTGGTCAGGTACTGCTGGAAGACCTTCGAGAGGTCGATCCCCGACTGGCGGCTGATGTACTCCGTCACCTGACGGCCGGTGACGGTCTGGTGGCGGAAGGTGGTGTTCAGGCCGCGCAGGACGGCGCGCCACTTCTCGTCGTCGCCGACCACCTGGCGGATGGTGTGCAGCATGTTGCTGCCCTTGTAGTACATGTCGCCCGACCCCGGCTTGTTGACGCCGTAGGGGCCCACCACCGGGCGGTCGTTCTGGATGTTGCGGCGGACGCCGACGATGTAGCGCGCGCCGGCCTCCTTCCCCTGCTGGCACTCGGTGTAGAGCCCCTCGGAGTAGGCGGTGAACCCCTCGTGCACCCACATGTCGGCGATGTCCTTCGTGGTGATGTTGTTGCCGAACCACTCGTGGCCGCTCTCGTGCACGATGATGAAGTCCCAGGCCAGCCCCAGTCCCGTTCCCGAGAGGTCGCGCCCCAGGTAGCCGTTGCGGTAGCGGTTGCCGTACGCCACCGCGGTCTGGTGCTCCATCCCCAGGTGCGGCGTCTCCACCAGCTTGTAGCCGTCCCGGTACCAGGGGAACGGGCCGAACCAGCGCTCGAAGCAGGCCAGCATCGGCCTGGCCTGCTGGAACTGGCGCCGGGCCGTCTCCAGGTGGTACTCCAGCGGCCAGAAGTCCAGCGTCAGCCGCCCGCCCTCGCCCTCGTAGACGTCGCTGAAGTGCGCGTACCGGCCGGCGTTGACCGCCACGTCGTAGTTGTTGATGGGGCTGGAGACGAACCACTCGTAGGTGGTGGTGCCGTCGCCGTTGCGCGTGGTCCGGCGCAGCCGGCCGTTGGAGACGTCCACCATCGGGTCGGGGACGGTGATGGCCACCCGCTGGCTGTCGGGCTCGTCGGCCTGGGTGTCCTTGTTGGGCCACCAGGCGCTGGCGCCCAGCTCCTGCACCGCGGTGGCCACCCACACGTTGCCCAGGCTGTCGCGCCCCCACACGAAGCCGCCGTCCCAGGGCGCGTTGCGCGCCACGCGCGGCCGGCCGTGGTAGTGCACGGTCACGGTCTTCTGCCGCCCCACCGGCTGCGGCGCCGCGGTGCGCACGAAGAAGGCGTTGCCGTCGCGCCGCCAGGTGAGGCGCCGCCCGTCCTGCAGCACGCTGTCCACCTCCAGCGGCACCTGCAGGTCGATCTGCATCTCCCGCGCGGGCCCCGTCACCCGGTAGGTGATGCCGGTCTTCCCGCGGATGCTGCTGTCGGCGGGGGTGATGGCCACGTGCAGGTCGTAGAAGGTCACGTCCCACCACGCGCGCGCGGGCCCGATGGAGCCGCGCAGCGTGTCGGCGCGGGTGATGGGCTCCTCCTGCGCCGCCAGCGCGGCGGGCGGGGAGAGGACCAGGCAGGCGAGCAGGGCGATTCTGCGCATCGTGGGCTCTGGCTGGAGCGACAGGGGATCGGGGCCGCGCGTTCCGGCGGCCGCCCGCGCTCAACCTCGGTGCCGCGGCCCGGGAGCGCAACCGGGGCGGCGGCGAAACCCGCCCCCCGCCGCGCCCCGGGAGATCCACCGCACGGGATTCCTCCGCCGGGTCCCGGGGATGGCGCCCGCTCGCGCCGGACGGAGGCTCGAACGTGAACGGGGTGCGTCCGCGGCCCGGCCCGCCGCGCGGCCGGCGGGGTTGACAGGCGGCGGGAGCGGAGGGTAATGTACGACCACCACGTTTCGCGACCACTTGCGACCGGACCGTTCTACGTGCTGACCCGATCCGCTCTCCGCCCCTGCTGTTGTTGTCGTGGCATCCTGATCCCCATCGGGGAGGCGGGAGTGGAGAGCGTGTGCACCGGCGGACGCGGCGAGTAGCGTCTCAGGGAGCAGAAGCGACCCGGACCCCGGCCTGCCCGCGCAGGCCGGGGTTTTTGCGTTTTCGACCGAGCCAACCGCCACCGACGAGCCGACGACGATGCAGACCACCCTGACCATCACCCCCGTCGTCCGTGCGGCCGCGCCGACCTGGTCCGGCGAGGCCGACCCGTCCATCCACGAGCACTGACCGCCGCTTACGATGCGTCTTCTCGTGCCTCCATCCCCGCTCTTTCGGGCCACCGTGCGCGACTGTTGTCGCACCTGCCCGTGGGCCGCGGCATGTCGGTGCGCCGTGGCCGGGGGCGCGCGCTGCCGGGGCGGACCGTAGCCAGGTCCTCATGCACGGCGGCAGCGGACGCGGCACCCCCGGCCACGGCACCCCCAGCGGATGCCGTGGCCGTCTTCATCGCGGCGGCGGAGCACACGAACCCCCGGAGCAGAGGCGATGGACTGGAGAGCGACGCTGGCGGGCCTCCTGGTGGGCGGCCTCATCGGGATGACGGGGATGGGGGGCGGGTCGGTGATGACCCCCCTGCTGATCGTGGGGCTGGGGGTGCCGCCCCTGCAGGCGGTGGCCAGCGGGCTGGTGAACGCCGCGGTCACCACCGCCGTCGGCGGGTGGGAGCACGTGCGGCTGCGCACCTCGGACCTCGGCGCCGTGGCCCGGCTGGCGGCGGGGAGCGTCCCGGCCGCCGTCGTCGCGGTCTTCCTCTTCTCCCGCCTGGGCCTCTCCACCCCCGCGCTGGAGCAGTCGGTCAAGCACGCCGTGGGGATCGTGCTGATGCTGCTGGCGTCGGCGCTGCTGGTGCGGGGCCGCCTGGGCGACGGGCGGGCGCCGGCGCCGCGCCGGGTGCCGGGGTGGCTCCTCTCCGGCGGCGGAGCGGTGGTGGGGGCCACGGCCGGGATCACCTCCATCGGCTCGGGGAGCCTGACCACCGCCTTCCTCTCCACGGCGGCGCGCGCGGATGGGCCCCGCCTGGTGGGCACCGTGATCGTGCACACCGCGCTGCTGACCTTCGCGGCGGGGCTGGCGCACCTGGCCGTGGGCGCGGTCGACCCGGCGCTCACCCTGTCGCTGCTGGCGGGGTCGGTCCCGGGGGTGGTGATCGGGAGCCGCGTCACCCTGCGGGTCCCCGAGCGGGTGCTGCGCGAGGCGCTCGCCTCGGTGCTGCTCATCCTGGGCGTGCTGACCTTCGCCTCCCGGCCGTCCGCCGAGCGCGGCGTCGCCGAAGCCGCCGACCCGGGTCCCGCCGCCGTCCAGCCTCCCGCCGCCGCGCCCGGCGACGCCGGCTGACGCACTTTCGCACTTTCGCACTTTCGCACCTTCGCACTCACCGACGCACCGATGACCGACACCCCGACCCCCGCCGCCCGCAACCTCCACTGGCACGCCGGCCAGGTCTCGCGGGCCGACCGCGAGGCCGCGCGCGGGCACCGGGGCGCCACCCTCTGGCTCACCGGGCTCTCCGCCTCGGGGAAGAGCACGCTGGCGCGCGCGCTGGAGGCCGAGCTGTTCGCGCGCGGCGCCGAGGTGGTGGTGCTGGACGGCGACAACCTCCGGCACGGCCTCAACCGCGACCTGGGCTTCTCGCCCGCGGACCGCGCGGAGAACATCCGCCGCGTGGCCGAGGTGGCCCGGCTCTTCACCGAGTTCGGCGCGATCGTCCTCACCGCCTTCATCTCGCCCTACCGGGCCGACCGCGCCGCGGCGCGCGGCCTCTTCGCCCCCGGCGACTTCGTGGAGGTGTTCGTGGCGGCCGACCTGGCCACCTGCGAGGCGCGCGACCCGAAGGGGCTCTACCGGAAGGCGCGCCGCGGCGAGATCCCCGACTTCACCGGGGTCTCGGCCCCCTACGAGGCGCCGGAAGCGCCCGAGCTCACCGTCGACACCGGGCGGCTCCCGCTGGAGGAGTCGGCCGCGCTCGTCGTCGCATACCTGGAGACCCACGGCTACCTGGGCGCGGGCCGGGCCCTGCGCGCGGCCGACTGAACGGAGCAGAGGAGCGCATGCCGATCACCCCGTACGGAGGCGTCCTGGTGGACCGCCGCGTCCCGCCCGCGGCCGCGGCCGAGCGGCGCCGGGAGGCCGCGCGGCTCCCGCGCATCGCCATCCCCTCCCACACCCTGTCGGACCTGTACCTGATCGCCGTGGGGGGCTACAGCCCGCTCACCGGCTTCCCGGGGCGCGACGACTACGAGAGCGTGGTCGAGCGCATGACGCTGGCGGACGGCCTCCCCTGGTCGATCCCCGTCACCCTCGCGGCCACGCGCGCCGAGGCGGCCCGCTTCGGGAAGGGCGACCGGGTGGCGCTGGTGACCGCGCGGGGCGAGGTGGCGGCGGTGGTCACGGTGGAGGAGACCTTTTCCTGGAGCCGCGACCGCGAGGCCGCGCGCGTCTACGGGACCAGCGACCGGGCGCACCCCGGGGTGGCGCGGCTCGACACGCTGGGCGAGGTGCTGGTGGCCGGCCCGGTGGAGTACCTGTACGAGGGCGACGTCAGCGGCTTCCCCGCCGACAACCTGACCCCCGCCGGGACGCGCGAAGAGTTCGCCCGCCGCGGCTGGCGGACGGTGGTGGCGTTCCAGACCCGCAACCCCGTGCACCGCGCGCACGAGTACCTGCAGAAGTGCGCGCTGGAGGTGGTGGACGGGCTCCTCCTGCACCCGCTGGTGGGCGACACCAAGAGCGACGACGTCCCCGCCGAGGTGCGCATGGAGTGCTACCGGGTGATCCTGGAGCACTACTACCCGCGGGGGCGCGTGCTCCTCTCCGTCCTCCCCGCCGCCATGCGCTACGCCGGCCCGCGCGAGGCCGTCTTCCACGCCATCGTGCGGCGCAACTACGGCTGCACGCACTTCATCGTGGGGCGCGACCACGCCGGGGTGGGGAGCTACTACGGCACCTACGCGGCGCAGGAGATCTTCGACCGCGTCGATCTCGACCGGCTGGGGATCGTGCCGCTGAAGTTCGAGCACGCCTTCTTCTGCCGGCGCTGCGACCAGATGGTCTCTCCCAAGACCTGCCCGCACGACGCCGGGCACCACGTCTTCCTCTCCGGCACCCGGGTGCGCGAGCTCCTGGCCGCCGGCGAGCGGCCCCCAGCGGAGTTCAGCCGCCCCGAGGTGGCCGACGTGCTGGTGCGCGCCTACGCAGGCGAGCGCTCCGCCGCCCGGGCGGCCTGAAATCATCGACCGCGAGGAGTATCCGCGATGAGCACCACGATCGACGAGGCCGCGCTCTCCGAGGTGGAGCGCGTGAAGGAGGAGAGCCTGGGGCTGCGCGGCACCCTGGCCGAGGAGCTGGCGGGCGGGGGGACGCACCTCTCGGGCGACGCGAGCACGCTGCTCAAGTTCCACGGCTCGTACCAGCAGGAGGACCGCGACCAGCGCCGGGCGCGCAAGAAGGAGGGGCTGGAGCCCGCCTACCAGTTCATGATCCGCTCCAAGCTCCCGGGCGGGGTGCTCACGGCCGCGCAGTACCTGGCGCACGACGACCTGGCCGGCCGCCACGCCGACGGCACGCTGCGCATCACCACGCGCCAGGGCTTCCAGTTCCACGGGGTGCTCAAGGGGAGCCTGCGCCGCACCGTGCACGAGCTGAACGAGGCGCTGGTGACCACGCTGGGCGCCTGCGGCGACGTGGTGCGCAACGTGGTGAGCTGCCCGGCGCACGTCCGCGGCGGCCTGCGCGGCGAGGTGGCGCGCATCGCCCGCGAGCTCTCCGACGCCACGCTCCCCGCCACGCGCGCCTACCACGAGATCTGGATCGAGGGGACGCAGGTGACCACGGCCGCCCGGGCCGAGCCCGACCCGCTGTACGGCGAGCGCTACCTGCCGCGCAAGTTCAAGGTGGCCTTCGCCTTCCCCGACGACAACTGCACCGACGTCTTCACCAACGACCTGGGCTTCGTGGTGGTGGCCGAGGACGGCGCGCTCGCGGGCTTCAACGTGCTGGTGGGCGGCGGGCTGGGGCAGACGCACGGGAAGGAGGAGACCTACCCGCGCCTGGCCTCGCCGCTCGGCTTCGCCCGCCCCGGGGAGCTGCTCGAGGTGGCGCGCGCGGTGATCGCCGTGCAGCGCGACCACGGCAACCGCGCCAACCGCAAGCGGGCGCGGCTCAAGTACCTGCTCGACGAGCGGGGGATCGGCTGGTTCCGCGCCGAGGTGGAGGTGCGCCTGGGCCGGCCGCTGGCGCCGCCCGCGCCCGTGGAGGTGACCGGCGTGCACGACCACCTGGGGTGGCACCGGCAGGAGGACGGGCGCTGGCTGCGCGGGGTGTGGGTGGAGAACGGGCGCATCAAGGACGAGGGCGGGGTGCGGCTGCGGAGCGCGCTGCGCGCGGTGGTGGAGCGCTTCGGCGCCAGCGTGCACCTCTCCACCCAGCAGAACCTGCTGCTGACGGATATCGAGGCGGCGGACCGGCGCGAGGTCGACGCGGTGCTGGCCGCGCACGGGGTGATCCCCCCGCGCGAGCTGTCGCTGGCCCGCCGCCACTCGCTGGCGTGCCCGGCGCTCCCCACCTGCGGGCTGGCGCTCGCCGACGCCGAGCGGGCGCTCCCGGGGGTGATCGACCTGCTGGAGCGCGAGCTGGCCGGGCTGGGGCTGGCGGGGGAGGAGCTCACCATCCGCATGACGGGGTGCCCCAACGGGTGCGCGCGCCCCTACACGGCCGACCTGGCCTTCGTGGGGCGCACGCTGAACAAGTACGTGGTCTACGTGGGCGGCAACCCCGAGGGGACGCGGCTCGCCTTCCCGGTGGCCGAGCTGGTGCCGCTGGAGGGGCTGGTGCCCACGGTGCGGCCGCTCTTCGAGCGCTTCCGCGACGAGCGGCTCCCGGGCGAGCGCTTCGGCGACTTCTGGGCGCGGGTGGGCGCGCCGGGGGCCGCCGAGCCGGTGGAGGCGGCCGCATGAGCGCCGCCGCTTCGACGCTGGGCGTGGAGGCGCTGGCCCGCGCGTACGAGGGCGCCGCGCCCGGGGCGGTGTTGCGCGCGGCGGCCGACGCCTTCGCGCCCGGCAGGCTCGCGGTGGTCTCGGCGTTCGGGCCGGGGAGCCTGGTGGTGATCCACCTCCTGGCGGAGCTGGGGCTGGAGCTCCCGGTGCTCTTCGTCGACACGCTGCACCACTTCCCCGAGACGCTGGAGCTGGCGGAGCGGGTGCGGGAGCGCTACGGGCTGGACCTGCGCGTGTACCGCCCCGCCGCGAGCCGCGCGGAGTTCGAGGCGCGCTGGGGCGAGCGCCTGTGGGAGCGCGACCTGGACCTCTACCAGCAGGTGGCGAAGGTGGAGCCGTTCCGCCGCGCCACGGCGGGGCTGGAGGGGTGGATCACCGGGCGGCGGCGCGATCAGGCGGCCACGCGCGCGCACCTCCCCGTGTTCGAGGGCGGCCTGCAGGTGCGCGTGAACCCGCTGGCCGCCTGGACGCGGCGGCAGGTGTGGGAGTTCATCCTGGCGCACGGCATCCCCTACAACCCGCTGCACGACCGGGGCTACGCCAGCATCGGCGACGAGCCGCTCACCACGCCCTTGCAGGCCGGCGAAGACGAGCGCGCCGGCCGCTGGCGCGGCGCGGGCCGGACGGAGTGCGGCATCCACCTCTCGTGACCTGACCCGGAAAACAGCGGCCTCAAGTCTTTTGATGGTTCTCACAGAGGACACGGAGGAAACGGAGAACTTCGCTCCGACTCCCGCTGTTTCCCTGTGTTCTCCGTGTCCTCGGTGAGAGTAAAGCCGTTCTGACGATTTCGTGCGGATGATGACGGTCGCGGCTACGGCTCTCCGCTTCGCGACTGCTCTTCCTCCAGCGCGCGGACGTCCTCGATGAGCTGCGCGACGTCGTAGGGCAGGGTGCCGTCGTAGACGCCGCGGATGCGCCGCCCGGCGTCGAGCAGCACCAGCGTCTCGGTGTGGACCAGGTTGCCCGCGGTGTTGCCGCCGGGGTCGTCCAGCTCCACGAAGTACGACTCCCGCGCCAGCCGCCGGATCTCCTCGCGGCCGCCGGTGAGCAGGCGCCACTGCCGCCCGTGGATGCCGTGCCGGTGCGCGTAAGCCGCCAGCGCCCCCACGCTGTCCGCCTCGGGGACCACGGTGTGGGAGAGGAGGAGCACCGCCGTGTCGCCCGCGAACGCGTCCCGCACCCGCGCCAGGCTGGAGCGCAGCGTCGGGCAGATCTGGCCGCACGAGGTGAAGAAGAAGCTCGCCACCGTCACCCTGCCGTTCAGCTCCCGCGCCGTCACCGTCTCGCCGTGCTGGTCCGTGAGCGCGAAGTCGGCCACGCGGTGGATCGCCGCGTACTCGGGCGAATCCTGCGCGATCCATTCCGGGGTGAGGTCGGGCCCGCGGTAGAACGGCAGCCCCCGCGGCTCGTGCGCGCAGCTTCCAACCGCGATCAGGACGAAGCCGAGCAGGAGTATCCGGCGGCGGGGCCCGCTTTCGTCCGCGGCGTCGCGCATCCGCCGGTCCAGGCGCGGCGGCGACCCTTCTTCGTTTTCCGCCCGCGCGGGAGGGAGCGCGGGCGGCTCGGCGTCGAGATTCATCCGTCTCCCCCTTTCCCCTCGTCTCCCGTGCACCCCTTCGACCCGAGCAGGCCGTAGCGCCGGCCGTCGCGCACCACGTAGCTGGCGCGGAGCGTCCCGTCCGGCCACCACATCCGCTGCAGACCCGCCTCGCGGCCGCGCCGGTAGCGCGCCTCGCGGTACGGCGTCCCGTCGCGGAGCCACTCGCGCGCGACGCCCTCCGCGAAGCCGTCCCGGAAGCGGTAGGCGAACCTCCGCGACCCGTCCTCCCACCACCCCGCGTGCGCGCCGTCC from the Longimicrobium sp. genome contains:
- the sat gene encoding sulfate adenylyltransferase: MPITPYGGVLVDRRVPPAAAAERRREAARLPRIAIPSHTLSDLYLIAVGGYSPLTGFPGRDDYESVVERMTLADGLPWSIPVTLAATRAEAARFGKGDRVALVTARGEVAAVVTVEETFSWSRDREAARVYGTSDRAHPGVARLDTLGEVLVAGPVEYLYEGDVSGFPADNLTPAGTREEFARRGWRTVVAFQTRNPVHRAHEYLQKCALEVVDGLLLHPLVGDTKSDDVPAEVRMECYRVILEHYYPRGRVLLSVLPAAMRYAGPREAVFHAIVRRNYGCTHFIVGRDHAGVGSYYGTYAAQEIFDRVDLDRLGIVPLKFEHAFFCRRCDQMVSPKTCPHDAGHHVFLSGTRVRELLAAGERPPAEFSRPEVADVLVRAYAGERSAARAA
- a CDS encoding M1 family metallopeptidase yields the protein MRRIALLACLVLSPPAALAAQEEPITRADTLRGSIGPARAWWDVTFYDLHVAITPADSSIRGKTGITYRVTGPAREMQIDLQVPLEVDSVLQDGRRLTWRRDGNAFFVRTAAPQPVGRQKTVTVHYHGRPRVARNAPWDGGFVWGRDSLGNVWVATAVQELGASAWWPNKDTQADEPDSQRVAITVPDPMVDVSNGRLRRTTRNGDGTTTYEWFVSSPINNYDVAVNAGRYAHFSDVYEGEGGRLTLDFWPLEYHLETARRQFQQARPMLACFERWFGPFPWYRDGYKLVETPHLGMEHQTAVAYGNRYRNGYLGRDLSGTGLGLAWDFIIVHESGHEWFGNNITTKDIADMWVHEGFTAYSEGLYTECQQGKEAGARYIVGVRRNIQNDRPVVGPYGVNKPGSGDMYYKGSNMLHTIRQVVGDDEKWRAVLRGLNTTFRHQTVTGRQVTEYISRQSGIDLSKVFQQYLTTTRIPVLEYRIEGSTLRYRWANVVPGFDMPVRVTLADGAFETIRPTEAWKTAQLRLSSPGAFRVDENFYVTARNVGAAGAR
- a CDS encoding SCO family protein, producing MNLDAEPPALPPARAENEEGSPPRLDRRMRDAADESGPRRRILLLGFVLIAVGSCAHEPRGLPFYRGPDLTPEWIAQDSPEYAAIHRVADFALTDQHGETVTARELNGRVTVASFFFTSCGQICPTLRSSLARVRDAFAGDTAVLLLSHTVVPEADSVGALAAYAHRHGIHGRQWRLLTGGREEIRRLARESYFVELDDPGGNTAGNLVHTETLVLLDAGRRIRGVYDGTLPYDVAQLIEDVRALEEEQSRSGEP
- a CDS encoding NADPH-dependent assimilatory sulfite reductase hemoprotein subunit, with the translated sequence MSTTIDEAALSEVERVKEESLGLRGTLAEELAGGGTHLSGDASTLLKFHGSYQQEDRDQRRARKKEGLEPAYQFMIRSKLPGGVLTAAQYLAHDDLAGRHADGTLRITTRQGFQFHGVLKGSLRRTVHELNEALVTTLGACGDVVRNVVSCPAHVRGGLRGEVARIARELSDATLPATRAYHEIWIEGTQVTTAARAEPDPLYGERYLPRKFKVAFAFPDDNCTDVFTNDLGFVVVAEDGALAGFNVLVGGGLGQTHGKEETYPRLASPLGFARPGELLEVARAVIAVQRDHGNRANRKRARLKYLLDERGIGWFRAEVEVRLGRPLAPPAPVEVTGVHDHLGWHRQEDGRWLRGVWVENGRIKDEGGVRLRSALRAVVERFGASVHLSTQQNLLLTDIEAADRREVDAVLAAHGVIPPRELSLARRHSLACPALPTCGLALADAERALPGVIDLLERELAGLGLAGEELTIRMTGCPNGCARPYTADLAFVGRTLNKYVVYVGGNPEGTRLAFPVAELVPLEGLVPTVRPLFERFRDERLPGERFGDFWARVGAPGAAEPVEAAA
- a CDS encoding sulfite exporter TauE/SafE family protein, with translation MDWRATLAGLLVGGLIGMTGMGGGSVMTPLLIVGLGVPPLQAVASGLVNAAVTTAVGGWEHVRLRTSDLGAVARLAAGSVPAAVVAVFLFSRLGLSTPALEQSVKHAVGIVLMLLASALLVRGRLGDGRAPAPRRVPGWLLSGGGAVVGATAGITSIGSGSLTTAFLSTAARADGPRLVGTVIVHTALLTFAAGLAHLAVGAVDPALTLSLLAGSVPGVVIGSRVTLRVPERVLREALASVLLILGVLTFASRPSAERGVAEAADPGPAAVQPPAAAPGDAG
- a CDS encoding phosphoadenylyl-sulfate reductase, which translates into the protein MSAAASTLGVEALARAYEGAAPGAVLRAAADAFAPGRLAVVSAFGPGSLVVIHLLAELGLELPVLFVDTLHHFPETLELAERVRERYGLDLRVYRPAASRAEFEARWGERLWERDLDLYQQVAKVEPFRRATAGLEGWITGRRRDQAATRAHLPVFEGGLQVRVNPLAAWTRRQVWEFILAHGIPYNPLHDRGYASIGDEPLTTPLQAGEDERAGRWRGAGRTECGIHLS
- the cysC gene encoding adenylyl-sulfate kinase, translating into MTDTPTPAARNLHWHAGQVSRADREAARGHRGATLWLTGLSASGKSTLARALEAELFARGAEVVVLDGDNLRHGLNRDLGFSPADRAENIRRVAEVARLFTEFGAIVLTAFISPYRADRAAARGLFAPGDFVEVFVAADLATCEARDPKGLYRKARRGEIPDFTGVSAPYEAPEAPELTVDTGRLPLEESAALVVAYLETHGYLGAGRALRAAD